From Mya arenaria isolate MELC-2E11 chromosome 1, ASM2691426v1, a single genomic window includes:
- the LOC128234792 gene encoding putative nuclease HARBI1, giving the protein MAAVIGCLVNIPRKNREIRVINLNGSLKNKELRRRFRFGRKGIEYLADLLIEDLARETDRSCSLSVEEQVCIALRHYASGSFMQVVGDTHGRHKSTVCRVVDKVTKEIVKRHKQYIKWPVNEATKRRVKSEFSNITGFPGVIGCVDGSHVRLIKPSSEQERGFISSKGFPSINVIAVCDAKGKFTFINAQWPGSAHDSFIFRTSTLGCHMERNHRGLEDEIILGDSGYACSRYLMTPYRVADTNQKTHFNRGLCRTRMRKKPAKASEMIVACAVLHNISIMLQEPDVPDDDNDAQIPYSGRKTGFLVRDHLAQVYF; this is encoded by the exons ATGGCTGCCGTAATTGGCTGTTTAGTAAATATACCACGGAAAAATAGAGAAATTAGAGTAATAAACTTAAATGGAAGCCTAAAGAATAAAGAATTGAGAAGAAGGTTCAGGTTTGGAAGAAAAGGAATAGAGTATTTGGCCGATTTGCTGATAGAGGACCTAGCTAGGGAAACAGACAGAAGTTGTAGCCTGTCAGTCGAGGAACAAGTCTGTATAGCGCTTAGACACTACGCTTCAGGTTCATTTATGCAGGTTGTTGGGGACACACATGGGAGACATAAAAGtactgtttgtagagttgtggaTAAGGTTACCAAAGAGATAGTGAAGCGTCATAAGCAGTACATTAAGTGGCCAGTTAATGAAGCTACCAAGAGACGAGTGAAGTCTGAGTTTAGCAACATAACTGGATTTCCAGGTGTTATAGGGTGTGTTGATGGTAGCCACGTCCGTTTGATCAAGCCTTCATCAGAACAAGAGAGAGGTTTTATCAGCAGCAAAGGATTCCCGTCCATAAATGTAATTGCAGTTTGCGATGCAAAAG GAAAATTCACATTTATCAACGCGCAGTGGCCTGGATCAGCTCACGATAGCTTTATATTCCGAACGTCCACACTTGGATGCCACATGGAGAGAAACCACAGGGGTTTGGAAGATGAAATTATTCTAGGAGACAGCGg GTATGCGTGTTCAAGATACTTGATGACACCATACAGAGTTGCAGACACCAACCAAAAGACACACTTCAATAGGGGGCTCTGTAGAACAAGG ATGAGAAAGAAACCAGCCAAGGCATCAGAAATGATTGTGGCATGTGCTGTTCTCCACAATATATCAATCATGCTGCAAGAACCTGATGTGcctgatgatgacaatgacgcACAAATACCATATTCAGGCAGAAAGACTGGCTTCTTGGTCAGGGATCACCTAGctcaagtttacttttaa